The genome window ATATGTAGATTTATAAGTCCAGAAGTGCATaagtttttaaataaatttgatcAATTATCCTCCACTCCTTCTGGCTGATGGTTTGCACTCGTTAtctcaaaccattttcattggtgatataaaattgtttttttcttcttctgaaaCATGCAGATGCTTGAATTTAGAGTACTCAACATAACTAAGGGGAGCGAGCCTCTTAGAGGACGGCTGCCATTGACTCCTGGTTCACATTTAACATGGTTTGGATTTAGTGAAGAAGGGCAATTAAGCTCCTATGATTCCAAGGTAAGTTCACTCTATTTTCAAGTTATTCGATTACTATGACTGAGAAACCACTTTTGAGATTGGATATGagttgttttctttatcctttccATAGGGAGCGATGAGAGTTTTTACAAGCCAATATGGTGGCAGTTGGCTCCCACTCTTCAGGTTCAAGATTCTTCTGCTAAAGAATATATACAGATTGCTTCTCTAAACAAGAATCTATAACAAATAATCTATTATGCAGTGCTAGCAAAGAGAAGAAGTCAAACGAAAACTATTGGGTGGTTGGGTTGAATGCAAGCAAATTGTTTTGTATAGTTTGCAAAAGTCCTGACTTATACCCGCAAGTAAGGACTGCTCGCCACCTCCTTACTCTCAGATGTTTCCTGTGTTAATATTATCTTGACCATCCTACTTTTTTCAGGTGATGCCGAAGCCAGTCCTCACTCCGCTAAATTTTTCATTCCCTCTAGCTTCCTCTGATCTAGGTGCAGAAGCCCTTTAAAATGAGTTTATTCTAAACAACATGCACCTTGTACAGGTTTGTCCTTTCACTCTGCTCACCTCATAGTGTTTATGTTTCCATGTTTGAGAAAAGAACTGCCTGCTTTATGCCTGTTCTACCTGCTGCTGAAGAATGCCTCAGACACTTACACTATGTTTACAGATTCAAAAGCAAATAGAAGAAGTGGGCGCTGCTGGTTTGGACACCACTTCACTTGACGATGAGGCTTTCAATACAGAAGCAGCTCAAGACAGATGCATCTTAAAGCTTATTGCGTCCTGCTGCAACGGTGGgtcttttacattttattgcAACATCTGGCCTCCGAATCGTATAATCTTGGTTCTTGATTAAAATTATTAAGTGCTAAAATGCTTGCTCGTGGGGCAATTTCAGGAGATAAGCTTGTGAGAGCGATTGAACTCGTGAAGCTTCTGTCCCTCGAAAAATCAGTAAGGGGTGCAATTAAACTTGTCACCGTTCTGAAGCTCCCTAACTTGGCTGAAAGGTTCAACAGCATACTGGAGGTAAGGTTTCAAATTCCAAACCATGAGTCTGCATATTGCAAACCAATCCGGTTTCCACTTCCACCGTGCGGTTCCTTATGATCTTTCATGTCTTCTAACAGGAAAGGTTGCTCAACGAGAGTAAAAGAACCGCGGAAACCACTTTCCCTTCTTCAAACTGCACCGCATCTTTCATCACGGATGACATTGCAGCCGGAAAGAAAATGATCTCTACCGAGCAAAGTAAGTTGTCAGGAAACGGTATTCCATTATCAACGCCAAAACTGTCTGCTCCCTTGTTTACCAAGAAAGCGAAAACGCAAGAAACTAAAGTTGGAACAGAGAAAACAGACGAAAAACAAACTGCGACGGCGGATGATGATGTTGGGAAGGTAAAAACGACAGAGGTGAGCAACAATGCAGGAGAGATGAAGAAGGTAGGGGAAGTGTCTGAGGTATCAAATGATCAAGAAAAAGTGAAGAAGGCAGAAGCACCCCGTCGAGCATCTAATCCATTcatgaagaaattaattaagtAGATTAAGTTCCTCTTAATTCCCTAATTACAAGGAGCTTAGAGTTTGAATAGCATTAGTAGTAAAGTAATACGATCCAGAAAACTTTGTCTCAGAAGTTGTATTTTTCCCTTACCTTTTTCTCTCTGGCTGGTGTGCTATGTAATTATGTTAACAAATCAAagcttttagtttttaatttattattttattttgaataataaaCCATAAACTACTTCGGCTATTGGGCCTAAGAAGAAGCTAATTAAAGTATCCGGTTCATGCCCAAAGAAAATTGCTTGTTTACCACATGATTCAAATTGTTAATTAAATGCATTGCACCAAATATTTCaggaaaatttgaaatgatgagCTTCACAGTTAACAATTTCTCGTGTGGGCATGTCAAACAGATGGTGTTTCGTTCTGTTTTGTGTCGTATTTGTTATCTTAATAAGTGATTTTGTGTAAcctcgttatcttaacgggttcttaatagGTTTCTACTCAATTCGTTAATGGGTCGTGATATTTCATATCAGGTTAACTGGTATTGCAAGAAATTATCATGTCTAATGTTTAAATCTGACAAACAATATCTTATCGGGTTATTAATGGATGAAATTATAAACCCAACTCGTTAAGAGGTTCTTAACAATGACCCAACCTAACTCATTAACAGGTTGAATCGAAAgatgttattttcgtgtcagGTTAACGGGTCGTGCAAGAAATTATCAGGTACTCTTGTTATATGCTACTCAATTTGAAGAAATTTGAGCTCACTTCttatcaaattttcttttttttttacacaatattCTAAATTATTGTATTCTACAACGAGAGTGAGTTTCGAATTCAATCCCACTTCTTGTTGTTCGATTAacctttattttcttattcgaAATTAACTGAATTAACATATTATTATAAAGTTATAAACTAACGCTAtcatttataaaacaaaaagaaaatatttaaatCCACTAACGCTATCGTTCATAAAACAAAAGGATTAATTTACAGTCAATTATTAAGTTGGAAATTTTCaattccaaatattgaatgTGCGAAATCAGTGAGTGACAAACAGCCAAACACATCACCCCCTCACGTTCCGGAAAACAAAAAAGGTGAAAAAATGAGGGGCGATCTCGTCATTTCACCGTCGGCAGATCACAAACTTTAAAACCCCCAATTTTCCTCCCACAGAAAATCGAAGCGCAAAAGCCAGAGAGAAACGACGAAAGAAAACCAAAACGACATGTCGATGGCGGAGGTCACCTTCTTCCACCTCCGCGACCCAGACGACGAGCCTCCCCACCTCACCTACCGCGCCCGCCGCGACTTCGACCTCGACCTCTACTTCTCCGATCCCGATTTCCCGTCCTCCGATCGCCCCCTCCGCGCTTCCCGCATCGTCACCGTCCGCGAAGATGAATCCGACGACTCCGACGGCGACATCTTCTCCCAGTACCAATCCACCGTCCACGTCATCCGCAACGACGCCGTCTCGGGGGAGCCCAATTCCGCATCCAACCGGACCGACACATCCGGTTTGCTGAACCGCCGCGAGAACCAGGTCAATTTCGTCATGGATCTGTTCCAGCAGCGGGTCGAGCAGTCGTCTCAGGTAACCGCTCGCAGTCCCCTTTTGGTTTATGAAGATATTGACGAGGAGGATCGTAGTTTTGGGGTTATTGAGTCGAATTGCGGTGTGGGTATGGAGGGTTTGGACCTCGATTTGAGTTTAGGGTTAGGGTCGGGATTGGATTTTGGGCATTGTTTGGATGGGGACGGGATTGATGATCCCGAGGAGGAGGATTTCTTTGTGGGGAGGAGGATTTGTGGGTCTGAATTTGGTGAGGAAACTTCCAATTTAAGTAGGGCTGATGATGATGCTTACGAGAATTGCGTGAGGCTGGTTGAGGTTGGGACCGATTCGGAGGACGATGAGAACGGGGTTATTGGGATTGATTTGAATTCCGGGGATGAGTATGGCGCGGAGGATCATGTCCATGGAGAGAATGATGGTGATACGAGCATCCCGCTGCGTTGGGATTCGCTTATTTTGGAGGACCATAGGGAAAGTAACGAAGATTTCGAGTGGGAGGAAGTTGACGGAGGGGTTGATGAGAGAGAGGTCTTCAGTATGTTTATTGCTCCCGACAATGAGGAATCAGGACCGGTGGCAGTTTCAGTTTCGGCAATGATGGCGCCGGAAGAGGAAGTGAATGTGGAGAGATATGAGCATTCGGAAAGTTTGGAATGGGAGGTTTTGTTGAATTCCAATACTTGGGACATAAATCCAGATGTTGTGCCTTATCTCGACGATGACTATATTCACACTGCAGAATATGATATGTTGTTTGGTCAATTCTCTGAGAACGAGAATGCGACAACGGGCAGGCCTCCAGCTGCCAACGCTGTGGTTGCAAGTCTCCCATCCGTAGTTTTAACTCAGGAGGATGTGGAAAAGGGTAATGCAGTCTGTGCTGTTTGCAAGGATGAGATGAAATCGGGGGAACAAGCAAAGCAGCTACCTTGCACGCATCGGTACCATGGTGACTGCATTGTGCCGTGGCTACGCATAAGGAACACATGTCCTGTTTGTCGACATGAATTGCCCTCCGATGACGCCACCTACGAGCGTAGAAGGAACCAAAGGCTTGCTCGTGGGTCGAACAATGGTCAGGCACTCTTTTGAGATCTTTCTCCGGCATTAGGTTTTCGAAAATGTAGATACTGCTGTGGTACATGATGCTTTGTTATGTTTTGATGGGAGTATCAGAAAAAGTTTTATGGTTAGATTACTTTTCATGGCTGTCATGTTAATTTTTTCTATCAGCTTATACATTTTTTGTTATGCTTGTTCTTGTTGGAGGATGATTGTcaagcaaatatgtaataatatTATGGTGGGTACTCTTTTTTGGTCTTGTATTCTTACT of Malus sylvestris chromosome 6, drMalSylv7.2, whole genome shotgun sequence contains these proteins:
- the LOC126627166 gene encoding uncharacterized protein LOC126627166; the protein is MSMAEVTFFHLRDPDDEPPHLTYRARRDFDLDLYFSDPDFPSSDRPLRASRIVTVREDESDDSDGDIFSQYQSTVHVIRNDAVSGEPNSASNRTDTSGLLNRRENQVNFVMDLFQQRVEQSSQVTARSPLLVYEDIDEEDRSFGVIESNCGVGMEGLDLDLSLGLGSGLDFGHCLDGDGIDDPEEEDFFVGRRICGSEFGEETSNLSRADDDAYENCVRLVEVGTDSEDDENGVIGIDLNSGDEYGAEDHVHGENDGDTSIPLRWDSLILEDHRESNEDFEWEEVDGGVDEREVFSMFIAPDNEESGPVAVSVSAMMAPEEEVNVERYEHSESLEWEVLLNSNTWDINPDVVPYLDDDYIHTAEYDMLFGQFSENENATTGRPPAANAVVASLPSVVLTQEDVEKGNAVCAVCKDEMKSGEQAKQLPCTHRYHGDCIVPWLRIRNTCPVCRHELPSDDATYERRRNQRLARGSNNGQALF